GCGAGAAGGAGGCGGCCGGGTCGGCTGGGTCCGCCGGGGACACCCAGGCATCTGCACCGGGTGCCCCGCCGTACACCTACGGCCCATCCCAGGACAGCTACCAAAGTCCGTACCAGGCCCCGTACGGTGGCGCCGCGCCGGGCTCGTCCTACGGCCAACCACCGTACGGCGCCTACCCGGGGACGTATCCGGGCGGCTACCCACCGCAGTCGCCGTACGGCGGCTACCCGCCGCAGTCGCCGCATGGCGGCTACCCACCGCAGTCACCGGGCCCGATGGCCACCGGGCCGCGCAACGGTCTCGGCGTCGCAGCGCTGATCGCCGCGATCGCGGGCCTGGTGCTGTGTTGGTCGATCATCGGCGGGATCGTCGTCGGTGCGGTCGCCATCGTGC
This region of Mycolicibacterium goodii genomic DNA includes:
- a CDS encoding DUF4190 domain-containing protein, which encodes MTDERAGEPGSDRPEPTESSGPLPEPGQTPDEPAAASEKEAAGSAGSAGDTQASAPGAPPYTYGPSQDSYQSPYQAPYGGAAPGSSYGQPPYGAYPGTYPGGYPPQSPYGGYPPQSPHGGYPPQSPGPMATGPRNGLGVAALIAAIAGLVLCWSIIGGIVVGAVAIVLGFLGQARAKRGEATNGGVAVTGIVLGGIAVVLSLAFIAIWVTLGVRWFEDLGGREYLNCLEDAGNDQAAQERCRVRFEERVEDEFGTPSTRTR